The stretch of DNA GCGTGAGCCAGCGCTGCCAACGAGCGACCGAGGGTTCGTCACTGTGTCCGTGCTCGAGGAACAGGAGGCGACCCCCTGGCCGAAGGACACGCAACGCTTCCTCGAGTGTGCGTTGCGTGTTGTCGACACTGCACAGGACCTGGGTGCTGACAAGCGTATCGAAGCTGGCATCGGGAAAGGGCAGTCGCTCCGCGGGTGCGCGCACGAACTCGACCTCAACCTGACTGGGTTGGCCTTCTAGCTCAGTACGGGTCAGCTTGCGGCGGAGCTCTCGTTCCATGCCCGGGTTGGGATCCACCGCGGTGAGCGAGCGCACGCTCGTGGGGTAGCAGGGTAGGTTCTGTCCCGTGCCGATACCGAGTTCGAGAATGCGGCCGGCGGCCGTTCTCAGGGAACGCCGGCGAGCATGCTCGAGCGGCGCGCCCTTCATCACGCGGTCGTAGTAACGGGGAAAGAGGCAATCGCTGTAGAAGGACATGGTTGGCTCCTTTTGCGTTGGGTGTGCTTGAGTTCTTCGGTCGCCTGTCCGCTGTGGCCGTTGCGACCTTGTGTTCCAAGTGTCCCTGTCTATTCCTCTTGTCTATTGCGAGCCGCGTGCTGCGAGCCGCGTGCCAGCTCGCATTCGACGCCCGCAATGCGAAAAACCGAATAAAAACGGGGCGCTTCGGCACGCCTGCAGGCGGACACTCCTGCGGACACCTGTCCATGAAACGTCCGATCGAGTAGTGTCCGGACATGCCCGTGACCCAGGCCGACTTGCCGCTGACCACGGCCCACCTCGCATATCTGCTGGACACTTGCGGTGACGGCTTCATCGTCTGCGACAGCGAGCAGCGCATCGTGCTGGTCAACCAAGAGGCCGAGCGCATCTTCGGGTATTCAAACCGCGCGCTCCTCGACCAGCAGCTCTCTGTTCTGATGCCTGAGCGCTACCGTCAACGGCACGCGGAGGGCTTTGACAAGCGGCTGAGGAACCCGCGTGACATGCCGCTTCGGTACGTGGAGGTGCGCGGACTGCGCGAGGATGGCAGCGAGGTCCCGCTTGAGATTCGTTTTACCTGCACGCCACTCGGCGGCACGCTGTACTTCACGGGTTCATTGCGCGATGTCACCGAACGGGTGCGAGCGCGCGAGGAGATCGAGCGGCTCAACCGCGCACTCGAGCGTGAGCGGGACTACCTACGCGAGGAGGTCGCCGCAGTGCGTTCCGGAGATATCGTGGGCGAGAGTCCCGCCCTCTTGCGAGCGCTCGAGCAGCTGGATGCGGTAGCCCAGACCGACGCGACGGTTCTCATCCATGGCGAATCGGGCACCGGCAAAGAGCTATTCGCGCGCGCACTTCACGACCGGAGTCGGCGCAGCGGCAAGACGCTTGTACGGGTCAACTGCGCGTCGGTCCCGAAGGAGCTATTTGAGAGCGAGTTCTTTGGTCACGTGCGCGGCGCGTTCACCGGTGCCCTCAAGACTCGCGACGGGCGGTTTCAGCTGGCCCACGAAGGCACGCTTTTCCTAGACGAGGTCGGCGAAATCCCGCTCGACCTGCAGGGCAAGCTCCTGCGGGTGCTGCAGGAAGGCGAGTTCGAGCGCGTGGGCGACGACCGGACCCGGCGGGTCAACGTCCGCGTGGTCGCGGCAACCAATCGTGACCTTAGGCGAGAAGCAGCCGCAGGCCGTTTTCGCGAGGATCTGTACTATCGCCTGAGCGTGTTTCCGATCGAGGTGCCACCCCTGCGTGAGCGAAGTCACGACGTTGTGGCTTTGGCAGAGCATTTCCTTGCGCGCGCATGCGCGGACTTGCGGGTGCCGGCATCCAGTTTGGGCGAGCGCGAGCAAGAGCAGCTGTTGGCCTACGCCTGGCCTGGCAATGTGCGTGAGTTATCCAACGTCATGGAGCGCGCAGCCATCGTCTCCCGAGGTGGCCCACTGCGCCTGGAGCTGGCGCTTGGCGCTGGGCACCGCGGTTCTGCGTCGAGTACGAGTGTCCGCTCGGCCCACTCGCGCAAGCCATCGCCCCCGCCCGCAGATGCCGGCGGCCAGCCGACCGAC from Pseudomonadota bacterium encodes:
- a CDS encoding class I SAM-dependent methyltransferase, which codes for MSFYSDCLFPRYYDRVMKGAPLEHARRRSLRTAAGRILELGIGTGQNLPCYPTSVRSLTAVDPNPGMERELRRKLTRTELEGQPSQVEVEFVRAPAERLPFPDASFDTLVSTQVLCSVDNTQRTLEEALRVLRPGGRLLFLEHGHSDEPSVARWQRWLTPAQRLFAAGCRLDVPIAHVIADAGFQIDVLERYYMPGDPKTHGSMYEGIASKPLSLPVRKLFAAAGRPT
- a CDS encoding sigma 54-interacting transcriptional regulator, which translates into the protein MTQADLPLTTAHLAYLLDTCGDGFIVCDSEQRIVLVNQEAERIFGYSNRALLDQQLSVLMPERYRQRHAEGFDKRLRNPRDMPLRYVEVRGLREDGSEVPLEIRFTCTPLGGTLYFTGSLRDVTERVRAREEIERLNRALERERDYLREEVAAVRSGDIVGESPALLRALEQLDAVAQTDATVLIHGESGTGKELFARALHDRSRRSGKTLVRVNCASVPKELFESEFFGHVRGAFTGALKTRDGRFQLAHEGTLFLDEVGEIPLDLQGKLLRVLQEGEFERVGDDRTRRVNVRVVAATNRDLRREAAAGRFREDLYYRLSVFPIEVPPLRERSHDVVALAEHFLARACADLRVPASSLGEREQEQLLAYAWPGNVRELSNVMERAAIVSRGGPLRLELALGAGHRGSASSTSVRSAHSRKPSPPPADAGGQPTDDEIAAVLERNEQVVARAARELGLSRQALYRRMERIGLAVTRTARRRA